The Anaplasmataceae bacterium AB001_6 genome has a segment encoding these proteins:
- a CDS encoding Smr/MutS family protein yields the protein MENSSKIEVKNLHRNDLFDNNKKMYADALKDIEISSTNISNSMPQDIMKKIKKRAICIDDVLDLHGYTLENAQKTFIFFIRKNFSAQKRLLIIITGKGGVIRSEIKSWINSSTVCNCILYWNVACPRDGGDGALYIYLRKNS from the coding sequence ATGGAAAATTCATCTAAAATAGAGGTGAAAAATTTACATAGAAATGATTTATTCGATAATAATAAGAAAATGTATGCTGATGCATTGAAGGATATTGAAATCAGTAGCACTAATATTTCTAATAGTATGCCGCAAGATATTATGAAAAAAATAAAAAAGAGAGCTATTTGTATAGATGATGTGTTAGATTTGCATGGATATACGTTAGAAAATGCACAAAAGACATTTATTTTCTTTATTAGAAAGAATTTTTCTGCACAGAAGAGATTATTGATTATAATAACTGGTAAAGGTGGTGTTATTAGATCAGAAATCAAAAGCTGGATAAATAGTTCTACTGTTTGTAATTGTATCTTGTATTGGAATGTTGCTTGTCCAAGAGATGGCGGAGATGGTGCATTATACATATATTTGAGAAAGAACTCATGA
- the pgeF gene encoding peptidoglycan editing factor PgeF, with protein sequence MHNILYPLNTSSIFDDSMIKNVLSKFFDSKLYCFVKQEHKNRVFTVNKTSFSSDYKKNSIVADAIVTNVEDLVIGVNTADCIAVFLADKENNVIGLAHAGCKGAALDVVKNTVDSMVKIGANTRNICAMLSPSIRCFSYEVHSDFYNHMLSVDSNTQIYFKYRDNNMYFDLTGYVRKKLEMIGIKSIFDNNIDTYDDNLFASYRRFTAKLDKVRMSNLNLFMLKKKL encoded by the coding sequence GTGCACAACATTTTATATCCCTTGAATACATCTAGCATTTTTGATGATTCTATGATTAAAAATGTTTTATCAAAATTTTTTGATTCCAAGTTATATTGTTTTGTTAAACAAGAGCATAAAAATAGAGTCTTCACTGTTAATAAGACTTCTTTCTCATCTGATTATAAAAAAAATTCTATTGTTGCTGATGCAATAGTTACAAATGTAGAAGATCTTGTGATCGGTGTTAATACAGCAGATTGTATTGCAGTCTTTTTAGCTGATAAAGAGAATAATGTTATTGGCTTGGCACATGCCGGATGTAAAGGGGCTGCGTTAGATGTCGTTAAAAACACCGTTGATTCTATGGTGAAAATAGGAGCTAATACTAGAAATATATGTGCAATGTTATCACCTTCTATTAGATGTTTTTCTTATGAAGTGCATTCAGATTTTTACAATCACATGTTATCTGTTGATTCAAATACTCAAATTTACTTTAAATACAGAGATAATAATATGTATTTTGATTTGACAGGATATGTCAGAAAAAAATTAGAGATGATTGGTATAAAAAGTATCTTTGATAATAATATTGATACCTATGATGATAATTTATTTGCTAGTTATAGGAGATTTACTGCAAAATTAGATAAAGTGAGAATGTCTAACCTTAATCTCTTTATGTTAAAAAAAAAACTCTAA
- the secF gene encoding protein translocase subunit SecF, whose translation MASILVIIISAAIFFWKGPNIGIDFAGGFMIEATYDNEKYDVETIRNLISDMNYEGAVVYSSSKNTVVIKIKATSEGKGAASKLQEELTQKYDLTYQRVDFIGANVSHEMIRSGILAIICSFMGVAIYIYLRFNPIFAFSAVIGIIHDIVVLLCFFLISQIEFTISSIAAILTIIGYSINDTVVIFDRIRRQLRINKGNNTVISAELLNNSISMTLSRTIITSVTTLIAAAAMILLSRGELRNFSTVIFFGVTIGTYSSIFIVPYFINITERYKKSKK comes from the coding sequence TTGGCCAGCATTCTCGTCATCATAATATCTGCTGCGATTTTCTTCTGGAAAGGGCCAAATATAGGAATAGATTTTGCCGGCGGCTTCATGATAGAAGCTACTTATGATAATGAAAAATATGATGTAGAGACAATTAGAAATTTGATATCGGATATGAATTATGAGGGAGCAGTTGTTTATTCATCTTCAAAAAATACGGTTGTCATAAAAATCAAAGCTACATCAGAGGGCAAAGGTGCTGCATCAAAATTACAAGAAGAATTAACTCAAAAATATGACCTAACGTATCAAAGAGTTGATTTTATAGGTGCAAACGTTAGTCATGAAATGATAAGAAGCGGAATATTAGCAATAATATGTTCCTTTATGGGTGTTGCGATATATATCTATCTTAGATTTAATCCGATATTTGCTTTCAGCGCAGTGATAGGAATAATTCACGATATAGTTGTCTTGCTGTGTTTTTTTCTAATATCTCAGATAGAATTTACCATATCATCAATAGCGGCAATATTAACTATTATAGGGTATTCAATTAACGATACAGTAGTAATATTCGATAGAATAAGAAGACAATTGCGTATAAATAAGGGGAATAATACTGTTATATCAGCTGAATTATTAAATAACAGCATCAGTATGACATTGAGTAGAACAATTATAACATCTGTTACAACCTTGATTGCTGCAGCTGCAATGATCTTATTATCTCGAGGAGAGCTAAGAAATTTCAGTACAGTAATATTTTTTGGTGTAACTATCGGTACTTATTCTTCGATATTCATCGTGCCATATTTTATCAATATCACTGAAAGATACAAAAAGTCGAAGAAGTGA
- a CDS encoding EVE domain-containing protein: MSKWLIKADPKDYSWSDFVKDKYTLWDGVKNNQAIKNMKRMQLGEVAFFYHSHEKYIMGIAKVSKTHFIDNDETVVEFKCINSLNKPVSLALIKATDVLSDMQILRQSRLSVSEVTKGQWDKIISLSE, from the coding sequence ATGTCTAAATGGCTGATCAAAGCTGATCCAAAAGATTATTCTTGGAGTGACTTTGTAAAAGATAAATATACTCTTTGGGATGGCGTGAAGAATAATCAAGCTATTAAAAATATGAAGAGAATGCAGTTGGGAGAAGTTGCCTTTTTTTATCATTCTCATGAAAAATATATAATGGGTATTGCAAAAGTCTCCAAAACACACTTTATCGATAATGATGAAACTGTCGTGGAATTTAAATGCATCAACTCTTTAAACAAACCTGTATCTCTTGCTCTGATTAAAGCTACAGATGTTTTATCTGATATGCAGATTTTAAGACAAAGCAGATTATCTGTATCTGAAGTTACCAAAGGACAGTGGGATAAAATAATATCACTATCCGAATAA
- the ftsZ gene encoding cell division protein FtsZ produces MRTNVLLPRIVVFGVGGAGGNALNNMINSGLTGVEFISANTDAQALAFSKTKNRIQLGAKLTKGLGAGSVPEIGRESAEESLTEIAEFIDGSDMIFITAGMGGGTGTGAAPVIARLAKEHKILTVSVVTKPFNFEGIHRMRVAEEGLRELQKNVDTFIVIPNQNLFRIADDKTTFTQAFQMADDILHCGVRGITDLITKPGLINLDFADIRSVVNCMGRSMMGTGQASGENRAIKAAEQAISNPLLDNVPIHEARGILINITGGSDLTLFELDIAANCIREKTDDKVNIIFGSTFQEELNGSIRVSVFATGIGSGDSKRLSDITAYNVRDNNAEDREHYEGDAVTTYPGFDENLNVPTYLRRNKGFD; encoded by the coding sequence ATGCGAACTAATGTTTTGTTACCACGTATAGTTGTTTTCGGAGTAGGGGGCGCTGGCGGAAATGCTTTAAATAATATGATCAATTCTGGTCTTACTGGAGTTGAGTTTATTAGTGCAAACACAGATGCTCAGGCTCTTGCATTTTCTAAGACAAAGAATCGTATTCAGCTTGGTGCAAAATTAACAAAAGGCTTGGGAGCTGGTTCAGTTCCAGAGATAGGAAGAGAATCTGCAGAAGAATCATTAACAGAGATAGCAGAATTTATAGATGGTAGTGATATGATATTTATCACTGCAGGGATGGGAGGTGGCACAGGAACAGGTGCGGCTCCTGTTATTGCTAGATTAGCAAAAGAACATAAAATTCTTACCGTTTCTGTAGTTACCAAACCTTTTAACTTTGAAGGTATACATAGAATGCGTGTTGCTGAAGAAGGTTTAAGAGAATTGCAGAAAAATGTTGATACTTTTATTGTTATTCCCAACCAAAATTTATTTAGAATAGCTGATGATAAAACAACTTTTACACAAGCTTTTCAAATGGCAGATGATATATTACATTGTGGTGTTAGAGGAATTACAGATCTAATTACAAAACCTGGATTGATTAATCTTGATTTTGCTGATATCAGGTCTGTTGTGAATTGCATGGGTAGATCTATGATGGGAACAGGACAAGCTTCAGGAGAAAATAGAGCAATAAAAGCTGCTGAGCAGGCTATATCCAATCCGTTATTGGATAATGTCCCTATACACGAAGCTAGGGGTATTTTAATAAATATTACTGGTGGATCAGATTTAACACTATTTGAGTTAGATATTGCTGCTAACTGTATACGTGAAAAAACTGATGATAAAGTTAACATAATTTTTGGATCAACTTTCCAAGAAGAGTTGAACGGTAGCATTAGAGTTTCTGTTTTTGCTACTGGTATTGGTAGTGGCGATAGTAAAAGACTTTCTGATATCACAGCTTATAATGTTCGTGATAATAATGCAGAAGACAGAGAACATTATGAGGGAGATGCTGTGACAACATATCCTGGTTTTGATGAAAATTTGAATGTTCCTACTTATCTAAGGCGTAATAAGGGTTTTGATTGA
- a CDS encoding sigma-70 family RNA polymerase sigma factor: protein MASLISLDCNFLDYVSKVEKFPLLTLEEEKALVHKLCFEKDISAAHQLVCSHLRLVVKIARGFVNYGTPIMDLIAEGNIGLMKAVRNFDPKFGNRLSTYAMWWIKSSIQEYILRNWSIVRRGTVKAHRKLFFNFRKLYNKITLLSSGKKSGDEINQEIAQSLSVKDLDVNEMSLVLNKGDMSLNYTGGDGDYELQDRIPGDAGHDLSVMHSQDNMLRKRKLEEAIAILDERHRYVLMNRRLLSKPVTLEELSKKLSVSRERVRQIEQQAMKKVINYCQKDILV from the coding sequence ATGGCTAGTTTAATTAGTTTGGATTGTAATTTTCTGGATTATGTCTCGAAAGTAGAAAAATTTCCTCTTTTGACTTTAGAAGAGGAAAAAGCTTTGGTGCACAAATTATGTTTTGAGAAAGATATCTCTGCCGCACATCAATTGGTATGTTCTCACCTAAGGCTGGTTGTTAAAATTGCCAGAGGTTTTGTAAATTATGGTACCCCTATCATGGATTTGATAGCAGAAGGGAATATAGGGCTTATGAAAGCTGTGCGTAATTTTGATCCAAAATTTGGGAATCGACTTTCTACTTACGCAATGTGGTGGATAAAATCTTCAATACAAGAATATATATTACGTAACTGGTCTATTGTAAGAAGAGGAACGGTTAAGGCTCATCGTAAATTGTTTTTTAATTTTCGTAAACTTTATAATAAAATAACACTTCTGAGCTCTGGCAAAAAAAGTGGTGATGAAATAAATCAAGAAATAGCTCAATCTTTAAGTGTTAAAGATTTGGATGTTAATGAGATGTCTTTAGTTTTGAATAAGGGAGATATGTCTCTTAATTATACTGGAGGAGATGGAGATTATGAATTACAGGATAGAATTCCTGGTGATGCGGGGCATGATTTATCAGTGATGCATTCACAAGATAATATGTTGCGTAAAAGAAAATTAGAAGAAGCTATTGCTATTTTAGACGAGCGTCATCGATATGTATTAATGAATCGCAGATTATTAAGTAAACCTGTAACTTTGGAAGAACTTAGTAAAAAATTGTCTGTTTCTAGAGAGAGAGTGCGTCAAATAGAACAGCAGGCTATGAAAAAAGTTATAAATTATTGTCAAAAAGATATTTTGGTGTAA